The Deltaproteobacteria bacterium genome has a window encoding:
- a CDS encoding tripartite tricarboxylate transporter permease codes for MLEQFLIGLQLMLTWQNVMFALLGVAVGIVIGSIPGLTVTMATALMVPLTFKMDPIPAIAMLLGVYKGGMFGGSVSAILINTPGTPAASATVLDGFPMSQKGQALKALKMALYSSVMADTSSDIVLILVAPPLAMLALKFGPPEIFSLVLFSLTIIAAVSGKSLLKGFVAATLGILFATVGMDPVAGTSRFSFGYIEILKGIGLIPMLIGLFAISEILVRVEIKVKDKLQQMALKYSDRPEDNKISWSEMRGCLHTIFRGTALGTFIGAIPGLGSTITAFLNYGMAQRGSKHPERFGEGELEGVAAAESGNSAVCGATLIPLLSLGIPGDIVTAVLLGAFMIQGIAPGPMLFQEHGNIIYALFIGLMVCNLGNLVIGSLSIRAARNIFKVPEAIIYPIILLLCFVGTYAVDNSLFDVQAMFFFGILGYVMRKFDYPLAPLLIAFVLGPMLENALRQALIMSDGNVSIFLTHPISLGFLIVTVITIIFIVPKVLKRPPKGI; via the coding sequence ATGTTGGAGCAATTCCTCATAGGGTTACAACTGATGCTCACATGGCAGAATGTAATGTTTGCCCTGTTAGGGGTGGCTGTGGGTATTGTTATAGGCTCCATACCAGGTCTTACCGTCACGATGGCGACAGCCCTCATGGTACCCTTAACCTTTAAAATGGATCCAATCCCCGCCATCGCTATGCTTTTGGGGGTTTATAAGGGAGGGATGTTTGGTGGATCAGTCTCGGCCATACTGATAAACACTCCGGGAACTCCAGCCGCCTCGGCCACAGTTCTTGATGGTTTTCCCATGTCTCAGAAGGGCCAGGCCCTCAAGGCCTTGAAAATGGCCTTGTACTCCTCGGTAATGGCGGACACCTCCAGTGATATTGTTCTTATCCTTGTAGCTCCTCCCTTAGCCATGCTCGCATTGAAATTCGGCCCCCCTGAGATCTTCTCCTTAGTCTTATTTTCTCTCACCATCATCGCTGCTGTTTCGGGCAAATCTCTACTCAAGGGGTTTGTTGCTGCTACACTGGGGATACTTTTCGCCACTGTTGGTATGGACCCAGTAGCTGGCACTTCGCGGTTCAGTTTTGGTTACATAGAAATCCTGAAGGGGATTGGTCTAATACCCATGTTGATAGGGCTTTTCGCCATCTCTGAGATACTCGTGAGGGTAGAGATCAAAGTAAAAGACAAGCTCCAGCAGATGGCACTCAAATACTCAGATCGCCCAGAGGACAACAAGATATCCTGGTCAGAAATGCGTGGGTGCTTACACACTATATTTCGTGGAACAGCATTAGGTACTTTTATTGGTGCCATACCAGGGCTTGGGTCCACCATAACCGCCTTTTTGAACTATGGAATGGCCCAGAGGGGATCAAAACATCCCGAAAGATTTGGTGAGGGAGAACTAGAAGGAGTTGCAGCCGCTGAGTCGGGAAATAGTGCCGTTTGCGGTGCCACCCTCATTCCCCTTCTTAGCTTGGGCATACCGGGAGACATAGTAACAGCGGTCCTTTTGGGTGCCTTTATGATCCAAGGTATAGCGCCTGGCCCCATGCTGTTTCAAGAACACGGGAATATCATATATGCCCTTTTCATTGGATTGATGGTGTGTAATCTGGGCAACCTGGTCATCGGCAGCCTTTCAATAAGGGCAGCCAGAAACATCTTCAAAGTCCCTGAGGCCATTATCTACCCTATTATCCTTCTGCTGTGCTTTGTCGGAACGTATGCCGTCGATAACAGCCTTTTCGACGTGCAAGCTATGTTCTTTTTCGGAATCCTGGGCTATGTGATGAGGAAATTCGACTACCCTCTAGCCCCTCTACTTATTGCCTTTGTACTGGGGCCTATGCTGGAAAACGCGCTGCGACAGGCACTGATTATGTCTGATGGAAATGTGAGCATTTTTTTGACCCACCCTATTTCACTTGGGTTTTTGATCGTTACGGTCATAACCATTATATTTATAGTGCCCAAAGTTCTTAAAAGACCGCCCAAGGGTATATAA